Proteins found in one Neurospora crassa OR74A linkage group II, whole genome shotgun sequence genomic segment:
- a CDS encoding U4/U6 small nuclear ribonucleoprotein, translated as MDRGQPSGLGPRHDATSRVQKPESAADRMAALKARVAAAVGGSKAKGGLNTPLHPALADLGAPIKPGDSLAAAAAGRRAAQKVAESFNRKEHRTPSATTTGQPRANPYLDTSSHGPQGKPKEPRQLIFNQKGKYIAQANALRRQAALEEMKRRIAEQARKAGLDEDRDIEKAFVVEAPPDVEWWDQGLIDGNDYSNIPDSIKVNTPDSVVTIYIQHPVAIEPPQDKLAAEPKPMYLTPKEQQKLRRQRRMMELKEKQAKIRLGLEPAPPPKVKKSNLMRVLGEEAVKDPTAVEARVNREIQERFDKHMQSNEERKLTKEQRHEKLAQNQQKDVQKGVHTLVFKIGSLANGKHRFKIGQNAQQHALTGACIMHPKFCLVIVEGGEHSVNAYKKLMMRRIDWTESVPSLDREPSASGAAVREWLKAEDEQGMLKDLSNNKCQLIFEGESKTQSFKKWSSKVCETDQEAREFLSQMKMENFWTQAKNTPSHV; from the coding sequence ATGGATCGAGGACAGCCAAGCGGGCTAGGCCCCCGCCATGACGCGACTTCACGAGTTCAGAAGCCCGAGTCCGCCGCTGATCGCATGGCCGCACTCAAGGCTCGTGTCGCTGCAGCAGTCGGAGGCTCCAAAGCAAAGGGCGGCTTGAACACACCACTGCATCCTGCCCTCGCAGACCTCGGCGCACCCATCAAACCCGGGGACTCTCTCGCGGCCGCCGCAGCAGGTCGTCGAGCCGCCCAGAAAGTTGCCGAATCATTCAACAGAAAGGAGCACCGAACGCCttcggcaacaacaacaggccAGCCCCGAGCCAACCCTTACCTAGACACCAGCAGCCATGGACCACAAGGCAAGCCCAAAGAGCCACGACAGCTCATCTTCAACCAGAAGGGCAAGTACATTGCCCAGGCGAATGCGCTACGGAGACAGGCCGCCTTGGAGGaaatgaagaggaggattgcGGAGCAGGCCAGGAAAGCAGGACTGGACGAGGACCGAGACATCGAGAAGGCCTTTGTCGTAGAGGCGCCCCCGGATGTGGAATGGTGGGATCAGGGCCTCATCGACGGCAATGACTACAGCAACATTCCCGACTCGATAAAAGTCAACACCCCCGACAGCGTTGTTACCATATACATTCAGCACCCAGTCGCCATCGAGCCACCGCAGGACAAGCTCGCCGCTGAGCCGAAACCCATGTACCTTACACCCAAGGAGCAACAGAAACTGCGCCGCCAACGCCGCATGATGGAGCTTAAGGAGAAGCAAGCCAAGATCCGTCTCGGTCTGGAACCGGCCCCGCCACCCAAGGTCAAGAAGTCGAACCTGATGCGCGTGCTGGGCGAGGAAGCTGTCAAGGACCCGACGGCTGTCGAGGCGCGCGTCAACCGCGAGATCCAGGAGCGCTTCGACAAGCACATGCAGTCCAACGAGGAGCGCAAGCTCACAAAGGAGCAACGGCACGAAAAGCTCGCTCAAAACCAGCAAAAGGACGTACAAAAGGGCGTCCATACGCTCGTCTTCAAGATTGGTAGTCTAGCCAATGGCAAGCACCGCTTCAAGATTGGACAAAATGCCCAACAACACGCGCTCACGGGCGCGTGTATCATGCACCCCAAGTTTTGCCTCGTGATTGTAGAGGGCGGCGAGCACAGCGTTAACGCTTACAAGAAGCTTATGATGCGCCGTATCGACTGGACCGAGAGCGTGCCCTCGCTTGATAGGGAACCCAGCGCGTCCGGCGCGGCGGTGAGGGAGTGGCTAAAAGCGGAGGATGAGCAAGGCATGTTGAAGGACTTGTCGAATAACAAGTGCCAACTCATATTTGAGGGCGAGTCCAAGACGCAGTCATTCAAGAAGTGGAGCAGCAAAGTGTGTGAGACGGACCAGGAGGCCAGAGAGTTTCTGTCTcagatgaagatggagaactTTTGGACGCAGGCGAAGAACACGCCGAGTCATGTATAA
- the rpn-4 gene encoding C2H2 transcription factor, translating to MPLMPQPTLMPLLQSPSPQHQHQQQQQHRAIGYPQRTLLPQQKQPQQQQPLAYLTSNFNPQQSSVASFNSSPAFTTISDFDQDFDQDYSNCPSLTASPVSTYSLPAYSSTSQQGSSLSAFDSIPNTTTVPRAAQGAAEPLFNLWADPMQTETWLQPADQLTSKSAGRYGHHRESSLSSLGSAGPASPYSNNTSNPQIAVTDFNDFSGFEDLNYHLVPSKASATLHPSFPGYANSNAVPINGYSRAPAVSKQNNNKSFRQEQSVGSNKPRPAPVASSIMSDSSATPAGEAEVAGRQKNAINNNAPPKFDRTLTDIMNDELYHPDLVITTSAPAPQQTLTTSNNNFNKVVETANQHLSAMQSPASSNSSPFRQGSPHSATLHDFSSLNMASPQVRLGSAQQMRENSKAVQDAAWQQSLARHNQDMTPKTISPKDALLDYHEPEGESNFPLFPQPDNHGFNSDAMSKALSHQSLDGLPNLGDMSTFNFNFSPSNLDSMPTFNGLQQLPQTLQQYSFVNQPRQPSTVPSLATSRMSSAETGITDSPRSNAVQRPVDTRAEGGTYTCTYHGCPLRFDTPQLLQKHKREGHRQAHGLNSRQPNGMTSTRVDTQAGPHRCERINPSTGKPCNQIFSRPYDLTRHEDTIHNARKKKVRCEICTDEKTFSRADALTRHFRVCHPDVPFNGGKQRKARAGRSG from the exons ATGCCACTGATGCCGCAACCTACCTTGATGCCTTTACTACAATCTCCTTCccctcaacatcaacatcaacagcagcaacaacatcgCGCGATCGGCTATCCACAGCGAACACTCTTGCCACAACAGAAGCAgccacagcaacaacagccgtTGGCCTACCTGACAAGCAACTTCAACCCCCAGCAGTCGTCTGTGGCCTCGTTCAACTCCAGTCCGGCATTCACCACCATCAGCGATTTCGACCAAGACTTCGACCAGGACTACAGCAACTGTCCTAGTTTGACTGCATCGCCCGTGTCGACGTACTCGCTTCCTGCGTACTCCTCCACCTCGCAGCAGGGCTCGTCTTTGTCTGCCTTTGACAGCAtacccaacaccaccacagtCCCCCGCGCCGCTCAAGGCGCTGCTGAACCTTTGTTCAACCTTTGGGCCGATCCGATGCAAACGGAAACCTGGCTACAGCCCGCCGACCAACTGACATCCAAGTCGGCTGGTCGCTATGGTCACCATCGCGAGtcctccctttcctcacTTGGCTCAGCTGGTCCGGCATCTCCTTACTCGAACAACACGTCTAATCCGCAGATTGCCGTAACAGACTTCAACGATTTCAGCGGGTTCGAGGATCTGAACTACCACTTGGTTCCCTCCAAGGCGTCGGCCACTCTTCATCCTAGCTTTCCCGGCTATGCCAACTCGAATGCAGTGCCTATCAATGGCTACTCGCGTGCCCCTGCTGTGTCCAAGCAGAATAACAACAAGTCTTTCCGGCAAGAGCAGTCCGTTGGTTCAAACAAGCCTCGGCCTGCGCCGGTGGCGAGTTCCATCATGAGTGACTCATCTGCCACACCAGCAGGTGAGGCCGAGGTTGCTGGACGGCAAAAGAATG ctatcaacaacaacgctCCACCCAAGTTTGATCGAACTTTGACTGATATTATGAACGACGAGCTGTACCACCCAGATCTGGTCATTACAACCTCTGCTCCGGCACCACAGCAGACTCTGACCACAAGTAACAACAACTTTAACAAAGTGGTCGAGACCGCGAACCAGCACTTGAGCGCGATGCAGTCTCCTGCGTCGAGTAACAGCTCGCCGTTCCGTCAGGGATCTCCACATTCTGCCACTCTCCACGACTTCTCCTCTTTGAACATGGCTTCACCGCAGGTTCGATTAGGCTCAGCGCAGCAGATGCGGGAAAACAGTAAAGCTGTACAGGATGCCGCCTGGCAACAGTCGTTGGCGAGACACAATCAGGACATGACACCCAAGACCATCTCGCCCAAGGACGCCTTGCTGGACTACCACGAGCCGGAAGGCGAATCCaactttccccttttccctcaGCCGGATAACCACGGCTTCAACTCGGATGCGATGAGCAAGGCACTTTCGCATCAGTCGCTTGATGGGCTGCCAAATCTGGGTGATATGTCCactttcaacttcaacttcaGCCCGTCGAACCTCGACTCTATGCCAACTTTCAATGGTCTCCAGCAGCTTCCTCAGACTTTGCAGCAATATTCTTTCGTTAACCAACCCCGACAGCCCAGCACTGTGCCGTCACTGGCGACATCAAGAATGAGCTCCGCGGAAACTGGTATCACAGACTCCCCTCGGAGCAACGCGGTCCAGCGACCGGTAGATACCCGTGCTGAGGGTGGAACTTATACGTGTACCTATCACGGCTGTCCTCTACGCTTCGACACGCCTCAGCTTCTCCAGAAGCACAAGAGAGAGGGTCACCGTCAAGCACACGGGCTAAATTCGAGGCAACCCAACGGCATGACTTCGACTAGGGTGGACACTCAAGCTGGTCCCCACCGTTGTGAGCGGATCAACCCAAGCACCGGCAAGCCGTGCAACCAGATCTTTTCCCGACCCTACGATCTTACCCGTCATGAGGACACGATCCACAATGCACGCAAGAAGAAGGTCCGTTGCGAGATTTGCACGGATGAGAAGACATTCAGCCGTGCGGATGCGCTCACACGACATTTCCGGGTGTGCCACCCAGACGTCCCATTCAATGGTGGAAAGCAGCGTAAGGCTCGGGCGGGCCGCAGCGGTTGA
- a CDS encoding 2-hydroxychromene-2-carboxylate isomerase, protein MVPKPKITLYLDTVSPFAYEAYHILRNDPIFKNVDIKYVPIFLGGLMNKCSNTPPIKIKNKDKWINVERLRWAHAFSVPIVTDMPPNFPPNTLPVQRVLAGIEASSSQSQSAVIAALDALYKAFWALGQPIYEPAQLRSVLASSLGGEEAADKVLGAAQTAEVKQRLVENTDKAFAEGAFGLPWFTCTNTKGETEGFWGVDHLGQVVQFLALDKEASGNGGWKSVL, encoded by the exons ATGgttcccaagcccaagatcACGCTCTACCTCGATACTGTCAGCCCGTTCGCATACGAGGCGTATCACATTCTGCGG AACGACCCTATCTTTAAAAATGTCGACATCAAATACGTGCCCATCTTCCTCGGTGGCTTGATGAACAAG TGCTCCAACACCCCACCCATCAAGATCAAAAACAAAGACAAATGGATCAACGTCGAACGCCTCCGCTGGGCCCACGCCTTCTCCGTTCCCATCGTTACCGACATGCCGCCCAACTTCCCACCCAACACGCTCCCTGTCCAGCGGGTCCTAGCCGGCATCGAAGCTTCATCATCTCAGTCCCAATCCGCCGTCATCGCCGCCCTCGACGCCCTCTACAAAGCCTTCTGGGCCCTCGGTCAGCCCATCTACGAACCCGCTCAACTGCGCTCCGTCCTTGCCTCTTCCCTCGGTGGGGAAGAAGCGGCGGATAAGGTGTTGGGAGCAGCGCAGACTGCCGAAGTCAAGCAGAGATTGGTGGAGAACACGGATAAGGCGTTTGCGGAGGGGGCGTTTGGGTTACCTTGGTTCACATGCACCAACACGAAAGGGGAGACGGAGGGGTTTTGGGGGGTTGATCATTTGGGACAGGTGGTGCAGTTTTTGGCGCTGGATAAGGAGGCGAGTGGGAATGGAGGGTGGAAGTCGGTTTTGTGA
- the hH3 gene encoding histone H3 encodes MARTKQTARKSTGGKAPRKQLASKAARKSAPSTGGVKKPHRYKPGTVALREIRRYQKSTELLIRKLPFQRLVREIAQDFKSDLRFQSSAIGALQESVESYLVSLFEDTNLCAIHAKRVTIQSKDIQLARRLRGERN; translated from the exons ATGGCCCGCACTAAGCAGACCGCCCGCAAGTCCACCGGTGGCAAGGCCCCCCGTAAGCAGCTCGCTTCCAAGGCTGCCCGCAAGTCCGCCCCCTCCACCGGCGGTGTCAAGAAGCCCCACCGTTACAAGCCCGGTACCGTCGCTCTCCGTGAGATTCGTCGCTACCAGAAGTCCACTGAGCTTCTGATCCGCAAGCTCCCCTTCCAGCGTCTC GTCCGTGAGATTGCCCAGGACTTCAAGTCCGACCTCCGCTTCCAGAGCTCTGCCATCGGCGCTCTCCAGGAGTCCGTCGAGTCTTACCTCGTCTCTCTCTTCGAGGACACCAACCTCTGCGCTATCCACGCTAAGCGTGTCACCATCCAGAGCAAGGACATCCAGCTcgcccgccgcctccgcGGTGAGCGCAACTAA
- the hH4-1 gene encoding histone h4, translating into MTGRGKGGKGLGKGGAKRHRKILRDNIQGITKPAIRRLARRGGVKRISAMIYEETRGVLKTFLEGVIRDAVTYTEHAKRKTVTSLDVVYALKRQGRTLYGFGG; encoded by the exons ATGACTGGAC GCGGCAAGGGCGGCAAGGGCCTCGGAAAGGGCGGTGCCAAGCGCCATCGCAAGATTCTTCGTGACAACATCCAGGGTATCACCAAGCCCGCTATCCGCCGTCTCGCTCGTCGTGGTGGTGTCAAGCGTATCTCTGCCA TGATCTACGAGGAGACCCGTGGTGTCCTCAAGACCTTCCTCGAGGGTGTCATCCGTGATGCCGTCACCTACACCGAGCACGCCAAGCGCAAGACCGTCACCTCCCTCGACGTTGTCTACGCCCTCAAGCGCCAGGGCCGTACCCTCTACGGTTTCGGTGGTTAA
- a CDS encoding DNA-directed RNA polymerase I subunit RPA1 encodes MNISQPVSSSLDSVEFTFLTDTEIRAVSVRKIENESTFDSLLNPVPGGLYDPALGSWGDSLCTTCNLGQSQCPGHPGHIELPVPVYHPVFMDQAYRLLRAQCVYCHRFRLPRREIHRYSCMLRLLQCGLLKEAQMIDSFGESEFGSAIRQFQLADVPEMEDDEAEEEGNNLNDSTIRQREAYVRAVLRDYRTKVTMRDINKGKHEGAADMRRALVKEFLAAIIKDKKCRTCDGISPVYRKDRYTKIFERDLTQKEKAAMAQAGRKRADALAMKGGKKKNHDDDEGIADIESTASESDNSEGEGEELDENGDVVMADAGSKTKAKEKAEKRALPQRYISSLEVKERLNFLFQKEQEIVSLLFSSKPRPKHAKPMTADMFFIQTLLVPPNKFRPEARMGDQVTEAQQNSLYKLILRGSSMVAQISREVSETAKGNAPEDGRRARDINALYQAWTQLQDAVNSLIDRDKNPVQGAAGKRNEDGIKQKLEKKEGLFRKNMMGKRVNFAARSVISPDPNIETSEIGVPPVFARKLTYPEPVTSHNYHDLKNAVQNGMEKWPGASAIEMENGQIINLRNKSSEERQALANQLLAPTNNNFSGVRNKKVHRHLTNGDVVLMNRQPTLHKPSIMGHRVRVLPGEKTIRMHYANCNTYNADFDGDEMNMHFPQNEIARAEALQLADTDHQYISGTAGKPLRGLIQDHLSVSVILCNKDTFFDRANYHQLIYAALRPESGHIMGDKIELLPPAIIKPVPRWTGKQVITTILKNIKPPNCGDLWMNGSTQVKAHQWGDHAPEEGQVTFRDGEFITGILDKSQLGPSSGGLIHSIHEVYGPSAAGKLLSCMGRLLTRYLAMVAFSCGMDDLVMTPKGEADRKEKIKAAAHIGLEVAAKYVSLEEQKPTPEDPLLLQRLEEVMRNDKKQENLDLLMNQRCAQLSSEITKTCLPAGLQKKFPKNQMQSMTTSGAKGSPVNANLISCNLGQQVLEGRRVPVMVSGKTLPSFKPFDTNARAGGYIVQRFLTGIRPQEYYFHHMAGREGLIDTAVKTSRSGYLQRCLIKGMEGLKVAYDTSVRDSDGSIIQFLFGEDGIDISKQKYLNDFEFVLRNLKSELAHLHYSEEGTQALFEHKDEMIKRMKAAIKSRDTRNPLNPIESDVDPALYAFATSENFFEKMTKYVKENKDGLIKEKKGDSSGIIVRKNAEKILAAKYIRSLVEPGEAVGIVAGQSVGEPSTQMTLNTFHLAGHSAKNVTLGIPRLREILMTASSKISTPAMTLYPNAELSDTDCERFAKSISILPLADVTKEVTVREKMGRGLGYPLAKLFEIRLRFFPSEEYCKTYAIEIADVLATVERKFVPLLGQLTKKEIKKKYKENSAATPEIGVKVGTVEMAAPDGERAVGEDGDADDDDDGDDDATNAKSRANRHEAVSYGPNDDDDDAIQKSLQRADDGEEEGEERLEFDDEGYGGSPEPEDRNADGDMSVYKSRSRETRIKDKNDFVARFHCDEQGGEWCEMILEFDPATPKILMLNLVTEAVKKALIQQIPRLGTATFVVENKERLVHTEGSNIKAMQQYADYINPNKIMTNDIAQVLEIYGVEAARNSIVRELSGVFKGHGIGVDPRHLNLIGDYMTRNGGFTPFNRMGLTGNVSPFTKMSYETTVGFLKDAVLDGDWDSLDTPSGRLVVGKLGVTGTGSFDVFTKVPTEHHSHVL; translated from the exons ATGAATATTTCGCAGCCCGTGTCGTCCTCTCTGGACAGCGTCGAGTTCACCTTCCTGACCGACACCGAGATCCGCGCCGTCTCGGTCCGCAAGATCGAGAATGAGAGCACCTTCGACAGCCTGCTGAACCCCGTCCCCGGCGGTCTCTACGACCCTGCCTTGGGTTCCTGGGGCGACTCACT CTGCACAACATGTAACCTTGGCCAGTCGCAATGTCCCGGTCATCCCGGCCACATCGAGCTCCCCGTGCCCGTCTATCACCCCGTCTTCATGGACCAGGCATACCGTCTGCTGCGCGCGCAATGTGTTTACTGCCACCGGTTCCGCCTTCCCAGGAGGGAAATCCACCGCTACTCCTGCATGCTCCGTCTGCTGCAGTGTGGCCTTCTCAAGGAGGCCCAGATGATCGACTCTTTCGGCGAAAGCGAGTTCGGCTCCGCCATCCGCCAATTCCAGCTGGCCGACGTGCCCGAgatggaggatgacgaggctgaggaggagggaaacaaCTTGAACGACAGCACCATCCGCCAACGGGAAGCATATGTCCGCGCTGTCCTTCGCGATTATAGGACTAAGGTGACTATGCGCGACATCAACAAGGGCAAGCACGAAGGCGCCGCCGATATGCGCAGGGCTCTTGTCAAGGAGTTCCTGGCTGCCATcatcaaggacaagaagtgCAGGACTTGCGACGGCATCTCTCCCGTCTACCGCAAGGATCGGTACACCAAGATTTTCGAGCGCGACCTCACACAAAAGGAGAAGGCCGCCATGGCCCAGGCTGGAAGGAAGCGTGCTGACGCGCTGGCCATGAAGggcggcaagaagaagaatcatgatgatgatgaggggaTCGCCGATATTGAGTCGACAGCCAGCGAATCCGACAACagtgaaggagagggagaagagctCGACGAGAACGGCGATGTTGTCATGGCGGACGCGGGCAGCAAGACCaaggcgaaggagaaggccgagaagaggGCCCTTCCCCAGAGATACATCAGCTCTCTCGAGGTCAAGGAGAGGTTgaacttcctcttccagaAGGAGCAAGAGATTGTCTCTTTGCTCTTTAGCTCCAAGCCTCGTCCCAAGCACGCGAAGCCGATGACCGCCGACATGTTCTTCATCCAGACACTTCTCGTCCCTCCCAACAAATTCAGACCCGAGGCTAGAATGGGCGACCAAGTAACGGAAGCGCAGCAAAACAGTCTCTACAAGCTAATCCTCAGGGGGTCGTCTATGGTCGCCCAGATCTCTCGCGAGGTTTCCGAAACCGCCAAGGGTAATGCCCCCGAGGACGGACGCAGGGCCAGGGATATCAATGCGCTCTACCAGGCGTGGACACAGCTTCAAGACGCCGTCAACTCCTTGATCGATCGCGATAAGAACCCCGTCCAGGGTGCTGCTGGAAAGCGCAACGAGGACGGTATCAAGCAGAAgctcgagaagaaggagggtcTTTTCCGCAAGAACATGATGGGTAAGCGTGTCAACTTTGCCGCCAGATCCGTCATCTCTCCCGATCCCAACATCGAGACCAGCGAGATCGGTGTCCCTCCTGTGTTCGCCAGGAAGCTCACATACCCCGAGCCCGTAACGAGCCACAACTACCATGATCTCAAGAATGCAGTGCAGAACGGTATGGAGAAGTGGCCCGGTGCTTCCGCCATTGAGATGGAGAACGGCCAAATCATCAACTTGAGGAACAAGTCTTCGGAGGAGCGTCAGGCCCTTGCCAACCAGCTCTTGGCCccgaccaacaacaacttcaGCGGAGTTCGTAACAAGAAGGTCCACCGCCATCTTACCAACGGTGATGTCGTCCTCATGAACCGTCAGCCCACCCTCCATAAGCCCTCCATCATGGGTCACAGAGTCAGAGTGCTGCCGGGCGAGAAGACGATTCGCATGCACTACGCCAACTGCAATACCTACAACGCCGATTtcgatggtgatgagatGAACATGCATTTCCCCCAAAACGAGATTGCCCGTGCCGAGGCCCTTCAGCTCGCCGACACTGATCACCAATACATCTCCGGCACCGCTGGCAAGCCTCTCCGCGGTCTCATTCAGGATCATTTGTCCGTTTCCGTTATTCTGTGTAACAAGGACACCTTCTTCGATCGGGCCAACTACCATCAACTCATCTACGCCGCTCTTCGGCCCGAAAGTGGTCACATTATGGGAGACAAGATTGAGCTTTTGCCGCCGGCGATCATCAAGCCGGTTCCCCGCTGGACGGGTAAGCAAGTCATTACCACAATCCTCAAGAACATCAAGCCCCCAAATTGCGGTGATTTGTGGATGAACGGCTCTACACAAGTCAAGGCTCATCAGTGGGGTGACCATGCCCCAGAAGAAGGCCAGGTCACTTTCCGTGATGGAGAGTTCATCACCGGTATCCTCGACAAGTCTCAGCTGGGTCCCAGCAGTGGTGGTTTGATTCACTCGATTCACGAAGTTTACGGCCCTTCAGCTGCTGGTAAGCTCCTCAGTTGCATGGGTCGTCTCCTCACTCGTTACCTGGCCATGGTTGCCTTTTCGTGCGGTATGGACGATCTAGTCATGACGCCCAAGGGAGAGGCAGACAGAAAggagaagatcaaggccgCCGCTCACATCGGTCTCGAGGTCGCCGCCAAGTATGTGTCGCTCGAGGAGCAGAAGCCTACTCCCGAAGATCCCCTTCTCTTGCAACGCTTGGAGGAAGTTATGCGCAACGACAAGAAGCAAGAGAACTTGGATCTCTTGATGAACCAACGCTGCGCCCAACTTTCTAGCGAGATCACCAAGACATGTCTTCCTGCTGGTCTGCAAAAGAAGTTCCCCAAGAACCAAATGCAAAGTATGACAACATCAGGTGCTAAGGGTTCTCCTGTCAACGCCAACCTCATCTCTTGTAACTTGGGTCAGCAGGTTTTGGAAGGTAGACGTGTCCCCGTCATGGTCAGCGGCAAGACTCTCCCTAGTTTCAAGCCCTTCGATACCAACGCCAGAGCTGGTGGTTACATCGTCCAGCGTTTCTTGACTGGTATTCGCCCCCAGGAGTACTACTTCCATCACATGGCCGGCCGTGAGGGTCTTATCGACACAGCCGTCAAGACATCGCGTTCCGGTTACCTTCAGAGATGTTTGATCAAGGGCATGGAAGGTCTCAAGGTCGCTTACGACACCTCGGTCAGAGACTCGGATGGCTCCATCATTCAGTTCCTCTTTGGTGAGGATGGTATCGATATCTCCAAGCAAAAATACTTGAACGACTTCGAGTTCGTCCTCCGCAACCTGAAATCCGAGTTGGCGCATCTCCACTACTCGGAAGAGGGTACTCAGGCCCTCTTCGAGCACAAGGACGAGATGATCAAGCGGATGAAGGCTGCCATCAAGTCGAGGGATACCCGCAACCCGCTCAACCCGATCGAGTCGGATGTTGACCCTGCCTTGTATGCTTTCGCTACTTCGGAGAACTTCTTCGAGAAGATGACCAAGTACGTCAAGGAGAATAAGGATGGCTTaatcaaggagaagaagggcgactCCTCTGGCATCATTGTTCGCAAGAATGCCGAGAAGATTTTGGCGGCCAAGTACATCAGGTCATTGGTGGAGCCTGGTGAGGCTGTTGGTATCGTGGCCGGTCAGTCCGTCGGTGAGCCCTCGACACAGATGACACTGAACACTTTCCATTTGGCTGGTCACTCTGCCAAGAACGTCACACTGGGTATCCCCCGTCTGCGTGAAATTCTCATGACAGCTTCTTCCAAGATCTCGACTCCTGCCATGACCCTCTACCCCAACGCTGAGCTCTCTGATACAGACTGCGAGCGGTTTGCCAAGTCCATCAGCATTCTTCCCCTGGCCGATGTCACCAAGGAAGTTACCGTCAGGGAGAAGATGGGCCGTGGCTTGGGCTACCCTCTTGCCAAGCTCTTCGAGATCAGGTTGCGCTTCTTCCCATCTGAGGAGTACTGCAAGACATACGCGATTGAGATTGCGGATGTTCTTGCGACTGTTGAGAGGAAGTTCGTGCCCCTGCTTGGTCAGCTCACCAAGAAGGAAATCAAGAAGAAGTACAAGGAGAACTCTGCTGCCACTCCCGAGATCGGTGTCAAGGTTGGCACTGTGGAGATGGCGGCGCCCGACGGCGAGCGTGCTGTCGGCGAGGACGGCGACgcggacgacgatgacgacggtgatgatgacgccACCAACGCCAAGAGCAGAGCCAATAGACACGAGGCAGTGTCCTACGGCcccaacgacgacgatgatgatgccatCCAGAAGTCTCTACAGCGCGCGGATgacggtgaggaggagggcgaggagagaCTTGAGTTCGACGATGAAGGCTACGGCGGTAGCCCTGAGCCCGAGGACCGCAACGCCGATGGCGATATGTCCGTGTACAAGTCTCGATCACGCGAGACCCGTATCAAGGATAAGAACGACTTCGTTGCCCGCTTCCACTGCGATGAGCAAGGCGGCGAGTGGTGCGAGATGATCCTCGAGTTTGATCCCGCGACACCCAAGATTCTCATGCTCAACCTCGTCACCGAGGCTGTCAAGAAGGCGCTCATCCAGCAAATTCCCAGACTCGGCACCGCGACATTCGTTGTGGAGAACAAGGAGCGTCTTGTCCACACCGAAGGCTCCAACATCAAGGCCATGCAGCAGTATGCCGACTACATCAACCCCAACAAGATCATGACCAACGATATTGCCCAAGTGCTCGAGATCTATGGTGTTGAGGCCGCCAGGAACAGCATCGTTCGCGAATTGAGCGGTGTCTTCAAGGGTCACGGTATCGGTGTCGACCCCCGCCATCTGAACCTCATTGGCGACTACATGACCAG AAACGGTGGCTTCACTCCTTTCAACCGTATGGGTTTGACCGGCAACGTCAGCCCCTTCACCAAGATGAGTTACG AAACTACCGTCGGCTTCCTCAAGGACGCCGTTCTCGACGGCGATTGGGACAGCCTTGACACCCCATCAGGCAGACTGGTTGTCGGTAAGCTGGGTGTTACCGGTACCGGCTCGTTCGACGTTTTCACCAAGGTGCCTACTGAGCACCACTCTCATGTGCTATAA